One part of the Podarcis muralis chromosome 3, rPodMur119.hap1.1, whole genome shotgun sequence genome encodes these proteins:
- the CASP8AP2 gene encoding LOW QUALITY PROTEIN: CASP8-associated protein 2 (The sequence of the model RefSeq protein was modified relative to this genomic sequence to represent the inferred CDS: inserted 2 bases in 1 codon), whose translation MATDDDDDGMTFSNLLHGVSSQGVDDDESSVDIYDGLDSSPVISVKPATKLTSSISSLNLFDEILIEEGTAKEATYNDLQAEHEKCQQQLQELTRRFQQIQEQNSALQNENQSLKKNISALLKTARVEINRKDEEINNLQRRLTEFQVHPNTYGRTYFPASTNNARNLEGSKLKNKFRDLVPENNSRTDSRTTQALPKDKPWGTENKKLPPEKGDTLYISQSHPEQLCSDGTHVRLASVDSSYDREKGKKETKHNEHHYSENNYRYKTKAHQNLGSTLEGKLDPHGRLEVNPDKTEKNGLWKDKKDLKLKSSPHTEKRSGKVPSAREKQPTPKDTSLSKPEHSSSDRSEKSQNKNQKDLKLRNKEESNNGQKNRQSDSYLEQQRTGKVSSPPEWNKIARSPKKLSKSYVEDRKRKHSDCRRNKEASGPVPCGGKPSPPPPPPPVLNKEPKHGHPKEDSSKSESEHTRLKSGRHRTEEKRKNERDDSNEARTSQNEKRESKEPSPQTGTKAMKIKDSAKREKKKSFQSVETAKVVEGLEEQVPIKVRREEEQSKSKDLKLSFMQTLNLTLSPAKKQTDKCKAVAKSTNKCGTEIPGQEVMLVPAEAIGANAIKQTQTPLSPICDNPVQTKSEQVMPLSEVKMKVGNEGLPKTLNTKPLKTTSDPQDIAAQWVPEDMKLLTEAKTGMGEAGGVDKMHVASGLESPLDQDTLPDNSFNDVETISSVDFDSFSVIDEISGTDSDSLMDEKESSNWTGENVLEGPEKENKPMPHKATVEEGKILSGGHLEPSFPDRNHENHLETLYSEGLKPTSPAREISTVSVDDDNSILSIDLNHMRNIPKAISPLNSPMRPFAKVPRMESPYKGPVKSYNTDFVPENAVVYPGRNQSSELNKENQKPLCSGHQILEESQLSMSSDELEEGEIVSDNDEPKIEANSENSKKTRRKASPDRSNLTKSTCNHKVRTTSSREDTGKLSSGGKNKENPKGGTIMRSNEVKKIKTVSIDSLEKIVQIIVPSTVHEFMQMLKAIRKQVRKSYMKFKIQFPVQHFHRIIDSAILNFTSLVKYLDFSKMSKSSEALKLNLCEVIEYKLNRIKENSAVEHLFEQQQSDMKKKLWKLVDEQLDYLFDKIKKIILKLCTLVSFGNESDEGKLDKRKKESPKCLINHKNKIDRQKSKKPALNARMQKPEECAPSKPVAGNQLLKRGHHNTNKMSTQKNVTAKCRSSHTVNPKHSRTEAEPFKESSMPDTSLNGGKNENERLHMIGDSHKSDISCGPLTEQQMSGLTFNLVNDAQMGEMFKSLLQGSDLSEKNGDFISDNQWEFRTPEKHTPDGQNCVTEPPYETEEQIPRDTGVESRVLDGIKWPIVSPERDSAFLARLQMPIDPDILDESCMFEIPTSPALKKGEECISEKPKSLVSSILLEDLAVSLTIPSPLKSDAHLSFLKPDMYGSVPEDVLSAHFSEDAHLEEEDASEQDIHLALESDNSSSKSSCSSSWASIPPAPGFQYCPSLPMQAVIMEKSNDHFIVKIRRAAPSTSPILEQPTLPNEPLTSSSGAGNKEIVLEEKLDTLDLKSIPLEDTATSKENLKIIDSEGKLNDVGERQVTHLLGSEKEPPLCLANDQVPHLSEPQQEPHSDAPNEALESVEDLFRNAREERPCNLAASELLQERYTNASQAQGPDLLGPHQVLHSGAGLEEATDLQEPPKEPGRTLESLIKTSQHEDTPEVFTLPQAHTMKVFQKRDASCGELEHSPISCAAVSLVEKLSSETHFDICVDLTDETPIENEVDSWDLTVERASNARLEGLCEDKKEEKTAKHHVADDHPKHDVEAVVNLTELLPDKCTADENLETGTTLNTGGLGCEXQKKGKKETEDTSDAKRQRKDSSESACKKNSKRSKEITSVTTDTSSNKTASVGDKDSLPSISSLTPSSLCAKNIIKKKGEVVISWTRNDDREILLECQKKGPSGKTFASVAVRLNKSPAQVEERFKQLLKLFKMSNCS comes from the exons ATGgcaacagatgatgatgatgatgggatgACGTTTTCTAATTTATTGCATGGTG TTTCTTCTCAAGGAGTAGATGATGATGAAAGTTCAGTGGATATTTATGATGGATTAGACAGCTCTCCAGTTATTTCTG TCAAACCTGCTACAAAACTGACCTCATCAATAAGTAGTTTAAACCTATTCGATGAGATCCTGATTGAAGAAGGAACAGCAAAGGAAGCTACTTACAATGAT TTGCAGGCTGAACATGAGAAATGTCAGCAACAACTTCAAGAGTTGACTAGGAGGTTTCAGCAAATACAGGAACAG AACTCTGCTCTGCAAAATGAAAACCAGTCTCTTAAAAAGAATATTTCCGCTCTCCTAAAAACAGCTAGAGTGGAAATTAATCGCAAGGATGAAGAAATTAATAATCTCCAGCGAAG GTTAACAGAATTTCAAGTTCATCCGAATACCTATGGTAGAACATACTTCCCAGCATCAACTAATAATGCAAGAAACTTGGAGGGatcaaaactgaaaaataaattcAGAGATTTAGTTCCAGAGAACAATTCAAGAACTGATTCTAGAACTACCCAAGCCCTGCCTAAGGACAAACCTTGGGGTACAGAAAACAAGAAATTGCCTCCAGAAAAAGGAGACACTCTGTACATATCTCAATCTCATCCTGAACAGCTTTGCAGCGATGGTACTCATGTAAGGCTTGCAAGTGTTGACAGCTCTTATgacagagaaaaaggaaaaaaagaaacgaAACATAATGAGCATCATTACAGTGAGAATAACTACAGatacaaaacaaaagcacaccaaaatctGGGCAGCACACTAGAGGGAAAGTTGGATCCTCATGGAAGGTTGGAAGTTAATCcagacaaaacagaaaaaaatggacTATGGAAAGATAAAAAGGACTTGAAGCTCAAAAGCAGCCCACATACAGAAAAAAGAAGTGGTAAGGTCCCTTCTGCTAGGGAGAAACAACCAACCCCTAAAGACACATCACTGTCAAAACCAGAACACTCCAGCAGTGACAGGAGTGAAAAGTCACAAAACAAAAATCAGAAGGACCTGAAACTGAGAAACAAAGAGGAAAGCAACAACGGACAAAAAAACAGGCAATCTGACAGCTATCTAGAACAACAAAGAACTGGCAAGGTTAGTAGTCCCCCTGAATGGAATAAAATTGCCAGAAGCCCTAAAAAATTAAGCAAAAGCTATGTGgaagacagaaagagaaaacatAGTGATTGCAGGAGGAACAAAGAAGCAAGCGGTCCTGTGCCCTGTGGAGGGAaaccttcaccaccaccacctcctcctcctgttttaaACAAAGAGCCGAAACATGGCCACCCTAAAGAGGATAGCAGTAAAAGTGAATCTGAACACACACGTTTAAAATCGGGCAGACATAGAActgaagagaaaaggaaaaatgagAGAGATGATTCTAATGAGGCCAGGACTTctcaaaatgaaaaaagagaatCAAAGGAACCATCCCCCCAAACAGGAACAAAAGCCATGAAAATTAAAGATAGtgcaaaaagggagaaaaagaagtcCTTTCAATCAGTAGAGACTGCCAAGGTCGTTGAAGGCTTGGAGGAGCAGGTGCCTATAAAAGTTAGAAGGGAAGAGGAGCAGTCAAAAAGCAAAGACTTAAAACTGAGCTTTATGCAGACACTAAATTTAACCCTTTCTCCTGCTAAGAAGCAAACAGACAAATGCAAAGCAGTGGCAAAGTCTACCAATAAATGTGGTACAGAAATTCCAGGTCAAGAAGTCATGTTGGTACCAGCTGAGGCTATTGGTGCTAATGCCATTAAGCAAACACAAACACCACTATCGCCCATCTGTGACAACCCTGTTCAGACCAAATCGGAACAAGTAATGCCTCTTTCTGAGGTCAAAATGAAGGTGGGAAATGAGGGGCTGCCAAAAACTCTAAACACAAAGCCTTTGAAGACAACCTCAGACCCACAAGATATAGCAGCACAGTGGGTGCCGGAAGATATGAAGCTCCTGACTGAGGCAAAAACTGGGATGGGAGAAGCTGGTGGAGTTGATAAGATGCATGTGGCTTCTGGTTTAGAAAGCCCCTTGGATCAAGACACACTTCCCGATAACTCTTTCAATGATGTGGAGACTATAAGTTCTGTGGATTTTGATTCTTTTAGTGTAATAGATGAGATCAGTGGAACAGATTCAGACTCACTGATGGACGAGAAGGAGTCCAGTAATTGGACAGGTGAAAATGTCTTGGAGGGTCCTGAAAAAGAGAACAAGCCTATGCCTCATAAAGCTACTGTGGAAGAAGGCAAAATACTGAGTGGTGGTCACTTGGAGCCAAGCTTTCCTGACCGTAACCATGAAAACCACTTGGAAACATTATACAGTGAAGGGTTAAAACCTACATCTCCAGCAAGAGAAATAAGCACAGTTTCTGTTGATGATGATAACTCTATTCTGAGCATTGATCTCAATCATATGAGGAATATTCCAAAAGCAATCAGCCCACTTAATAGTCCAATGCGACCTTTTGCTAAAGTACCCCGAATGGAAAGCCCTTACAAAGGACCTGTGAAAAGCTATAATACAG ATTTTGTTCCAGAAAATGCAGTTGTCTATCCTGGAAGGAACCAGTCCAGCGAACTGAACAAGGAAAACCAAAAGCCTCTTTGCTCAGGTCATCAAATCTTAGAGGAGTCTCAGCTAAGCATGTCCTCAGATGAATTAGAAGAAGGTGAAATTGTAAGTGACAATGATGAGCCTAAAATAGAAGCCAACTCTGAAAATAgtaaaaaaacaagaagaaaagcaTCTCCAGATAGATCTAATTTGACCAAGAGTACTTGCAACCACAAGGTCAGGACAACATCTTCCAGAGAAGATACAGGAAAATTGTcttctgggggaaaaaataaagaaaatcccAAAGGTGGAACTATAATGCGCTCCAATGAAGTAAAGAAAATTAAAACTGTGAGCATTGACAGTCTTGAAAAAATAGTTCAAATTATTGTACCTTCTACAGTGCATGAGTTCATGCAGATGCTGAAAGCTATAAGAAAGCAAGTACGGAAAAGCTACATGAAGTTTAAGATACAATTTCCAGTACAGCATTTTCATAGGATCATAGATTCAGCTATTTTGAACTTTACATCTCTGGTAAAATACCTTGACTTCTCTAAAATGTCTAAATCTAGTGAGGCTTTAAAGCTGAACCTCTGTGAAGTTATAGAATATAAACTTAATCGGATCAAAGAGAATAGTGCAGTAGAGCATCTCTTTGAACAGCAGCAATCCGATATGAAGAAAAAGTTGTGGAAACTTGTGGACGAGCAGCTTGACTACTTAtttgataaaataaaaaaaattattctaaagCTGTGTACCTTGGTAAGCTTTGGAAATGAAAGTGATGAAGGTAAGcttgataaaagaaagaaagaaagccccaAATGCCTTataaatcataaaaataaaattgacagACAGAAATCAAAGAAACCAGCCTTAAATGCTAGAATGCAAAAGCCTGAAGAATGTGCCCCATCAAAACCAGTAGCAGGTAACCAGCTATTGAAGCGAGGTCACcataacacaaataaaatgaGCACACAGAAAAATGTGACTGCAAAATGTAGAAGTTCCCATACTGTTAACCCAAAACATTCTCGGACTGAAGCTGAACCTTTCAAGGAAAGCTCCATGCCAGACACTTCTTTGAACGgtggaaaaaatgaaaatgaaagattGCATATGATTGGAGACTCGCACAAGTCTGATATTAGCTGTGGACCTCTCACAGAACAGCAGATGTCTGGCCTGACATTCAACCTGGTGAATGACGCTCAAATGGGTGAAATGTTCAAAAGTTTGTTACAAGGGTCTGACCTTTCAGAAAAAAATGGTGACTTTATCAGTGACAATCAGTGGGAGTTCAGGACACCAGAAAAACACACCCCAGATGGCCAGAACTGTGTGACTGAGCCTCCATATGAGACCGAAGAGCAGATTCCAAGAGACACTGGAGTTGAGTCAAGAGTACTAGATGGAATTAAATGGCCTATAGTTTCACCTGAAAGAGATTCAGCTTTTTTAGCTAGACTGCAGATGCCAATTGATCCAGATATTCTTGATGAAAGCTGTATGTTTGAAATTCCTACTAGTCCTGCTTTGAAGAAAGGTGAGGAGTGCATTTCAGAGAAACCAAAATCACTTGTCTCTTCTATTCTTCTGGAAGACCTAGCTGTGTCGTTGACTATTCCCTCCCCTTTGAAGTCAGATGCTCATCTTAGCTTCCTGAAACCTGACATGTATGGCTCAGTTCCTGAGGATGTTCTGAGCGCACACTTCAGTGAAGATGCCCATCTTGAAGAGGAGGATGCTTCTGAACAGGACATCCATTTGGCTTTGGAATCTGATAATTCAAGCAGCAAATCAAGCTGTTCTTCATCATGGGCAAGTATACCTCCTGCTCCTGGATTTCAGTATTGCCCAAGCCTTCCAATGCAGGCAGTAATAATGGAGAAATCAAATGACcactttattgttaaaataaggcGTGCAGCACCATCTACCTCACCAATCCTTGAACAGCCTACTCTACCAAATGAACCACTGACCTCTTCTAGTGGGGCAGGAAACAAGGAAATTGTGTTGGAAGAAAAATTAGATACTTTGGACCTCAAAAGCATTCCTTTGGAAGATACAGCAACATCTAAggaaaatttaaagattattgaCTCTGAGGGTAAGCTGAATGATGTTGGAGAGAGACAAGTTACTCATTTGCTGGGGTCTGAGAAGGAGCCACCTCTGTGCCTTGCAAACGATCAGGTTCCTCATCTTTCTGAACCCCAACAGGAACCTCATTCTGATGCCCCGAATGAGGCACTTGAATCTGTAGAGGATCTGTTCAGGAATGCCAGAGAAGAACGACCTTGCAATCTTGCAGCGTCTGAATTGCTTCAGGAGCGATATACTAATGCCAGTCAAGCTCAAGGCCCGGATTTACTTGGGCCCCATCAGGTGTTGCATAGTGGCGCTGGCCTGGAAGAAGCCACTGATTTGCAAGAGCCCCCTAAAGAACCAGGGAGAACTTTAGAATCCTTGATTAAAACTAGCCAGCATGAGGACACACCTGAAGTGTTTACACTACCTCAGGCACACACCATGAAAGTCTTTCAAAAAAGAGATGCATCTTGTGGTGAATTAGAACATTCTCCAATTAGCTGTGCAGCAGTTTCCCTTGTAGAAAAGTTGTCTTCTGAGACCCATTTTGATATATGTGTAGACTTGACTGATGAGACTCCCATAGAAAATGAAGTTGATTCATGGGATCTTACAGTGGAACGTGCTTCAAATGCTAGACTAGAAGGCTTATGTGAAGACAAAAAGGAGGAGAAGACAGCAAAACACCATGTAGCAGATGATCATCCAAAGCATGATGTTGAAGCAGTTGTAAATTTGACAGAGCTTCTGCCTGACAAGTGTACAGCAGATGAGAATCTTGAAACAGGTACTACTCTAAATACTGGTGGCCTGGGATGTga acaaaagaaaggaaaaaaagagacagAAGATACATCCGACGCAAAGAGACAAAGAAAGGACAGTAGTGAATCGGCTtgtaaaaaaaacagcaaaaggTCTAAAGAGATTACTTCAGTGACCACAGACACATCCAGTAATAAAACTGCATCAGTCGGAGACAAAGATTCTTTACCATCAATATCCTCCCTGACACCATCAAGTCTGTGTGCCAAAAACATCATTAAGAAAAAAGGGGAAGTTGTGATTTCTTGGACAAG AAATGATGACCGGGAGATTCTATTGGAATGTCAGAAGAAAGGACCTTCAGGAAAAACATTTGCTTCTGTTGCTGTCAGGTTAAATAAAAGTCCAGCTCAG GTTGAAGAAAGATTCAAGCAGTTGCTGAAACTATTCAAGATGTCAAACTGCAGCTAG